Proteins found in one Tsukamurella paurometabola DSM 20162 genomic segment:
- a CDS encoding bifunctional 4-hydroxy-2-oxoglutarate aldolase/2-dehydro-3-deoxy-phosphogluconate aldolase, whose translation MTTSLLDDLRADRVLTVVRAPDLPDAAALCRALAAGGIRTVELTFTTPGVLDHLERAATVVETCLGVGTVRTSAQARDAVNAGARFLVTPDVNEDVAQTARDFGIPVFLGALTPTEVARAAALGSVAVKIFPARAFGPGYLKDLHGPFPGLPLLPSGGVSESNAHEFLDAGAVAVCAGTSVVPPATVAAGDWADITTRAARFVAALG comes from the coding sequence GTGACCACCTCCCTACTCGACGATCTCCGCGCCGACCGCGTGCTCACCGTCGTCCGCGCTCCCGATCTGCCCGATGCGGCGGCGCTGTGCCGGGCGCTCGCCGCCGGCGGCATCCGCACAGTGGAACTCACCTTCACCACGCCCGGGGTGCTCGACCATCTGGAGCGGGCCGCGACCGTCGTCGAAACCTGCCTCGGGGTGGGCACCGTGCGGACATCGGCGCAGGCCCGGGACGCGGTGAACGCGGGCGCCCGATTCCTGGTGACCCCCGATGTGAACGAAGACGTCGCGCAGACCGCGCGCGACTTCGGCATCCCCGTCTTCCTCGGGGCGCTCACTCCGACCGAAGTGGCACGTGCCGCCGCACTCGGCTCGGTAGCCGTGAAGATCTTCCCCGCCCGCGCCTTCGGGCCGGGCTACCTCAAGGACCTGCACGGTCCGTTCCCGGGACTGCCCCTGCTACCGTCCGGTGGCGTCAGCGAGAGCAATGCCCACGAATTCCTGGACGCGGGCGCGGTCGCCGTCTGCGCCGGCACGTCCGTCGTGCCACCCGCCACCGTCGCCGCCGGCGACTGGGCCGATATCACCACGCGTGCCGCGCGTTTCGTGGCCGCTCTCGGATAG
- a CDS encoding amino acid deaminase, with protein sequence MVDKAVPAWADGLDRAEFLARGPRLSDLSTPVLVLDRAAMDRNVAEFARWTAAHDLDLEPHGKTTMAPALWQDQLDAGCTAITVANLPQLQVAVAAGFRDLHVANAIADPAGLRWLGAALDADPELAVTLWADGPSTVDALERGLAGAVRQPTVLVELGGPGGRTGARSIDDAYATGERVAASDRLRLGGVTGYEGAFAHDTSAASLAAVDEYLNNILALHERLRPLYPEGRIVLSAGGSAYFDRVAAVLGGVEGARVVVRSGAYIIHDDGFYRFITPSGREAGAPELRSAMHIWARVISRPEPGLALLDVGRRDVSFDEGLPEPQAAAGNLGEEPRPLSAEISAVNDQHAFLRLRADDPLQVGDVVRLGLSHPCTVFDKWRVIPVVADDATDPIVVDVISTYF encoded by the coding sequence ATGGTCGACAAGGCTGTCCCGGCGTGGGCCGACGGTCTCGACCGGGCGGAGTTCCTGGCGCGTGGACCGCGCTTGAGTGATCTCTCGACCCCGGTTCTGGTGCTCGATCGCGCGGCGATGGATCGCAACGTGGCCGAATTCGCCCGGTGGACGGCTGCCCACGATCTCGACCTCGAGCCGCACGGTAAGACCACGATGGCGCCCGCGCTGTGGCAGGACCAGCTCGACGCCGGTTGCACCGCCATCACCGTCGCCAATCTGCCACAGCTCCAGGTCGCGGTCGCCGCCGGATTCCGGGATCTGCACGTGGCCAACGCCATCGCCGATCCCGCCGGACTGCGCTGGCTGGGTGCCGCACTCGATGCGGACCCGGAGTTGGCCGTGACGCTGTGGGCCGACGGTCCGAGCACCGTCGACGCCCTGGAGCGCGGACTCGCGGGTGCCGTCCGACAGCCCACGGTGCTCGTCGAACTCGGTGGCCCCGGCGGCCGCACCGGGGCTCGCTCGATCGACGACGCCTACGCGACCGGCGAGCGGGTCGCCGCGTCCGACCGGCTGCGCCTGGGCGGCGTCACCGGCTACGAGGGCGCCTTCGCGCACGACACCTCCGCCGCATCTCTCGCCGCTGTCGATGAATACCTGAACAACATTCTCGCCCTGCACGAACGACTCCGCCCCCTGTACCCGGAGGGTCGGATCGTGCTCTCCGCGGGCGGAAGCGCCTACTTCGATCGCGTCGCCGCCGTGCTCGGCGGAGTCGAGGGCGCGCGCGTGGTCGTCCGATCCGGGGCGTACATCATCCACGACGACGGCTTCTACCGGTTCATCACGCCGTCGGGACGCGAGGCCGGCGCACCGGAACTGCGCTCCGCCATGCACATCTGGGCCCGCGTCATATCCCGGCCGGAACCCGGGCTCGCGCTCCTGGACGTTGGTCGACGCGACGTCTCGTTCGACGAGGGACTGCCCGAGCCGCAGGCCGCGGCGGGCAACCTGGGGGAGGAGCCGCGCCCCCTGAGCGCCGAGATCTCCGCCGTCAACGACCAGCACGCGTTCCTCCGCCTTCGCGCGGACGACCCGCTCCAGGTTGGCGACGTCGTCCGGCTGGGTCTCAGTCATCCGTGCACCGTCTTCGACAAATGGAGGGTGATCCCGGTCGTCGCCGACGACGCGACCGATCCGATCGTGGTCGATGTCATCTCCACCTACTTCTGA
- a CDS encoding GntP family permease, giving the protein MSSVVEWLQHDTGGLLTLAAVSIAVLLLLIIKVKLEPFIALIIVSVGLALVAGVSVEKLVGSPQKGAAQSILETGFGGILGHIAPIIGLGTVLGALLERSGGADVLTNCLLRLFGPKGAPLAMGVTGLILGIPVFFDIGIFILAPLVYVCAKRGGKSLVMYALPMLAGLSMTHAFLPPHPGPVAAAGLLHTSLGWIILMGIICGIPAWFVSGIVWGTWIGKRVIVEVPEDFVPEEEHASKTPPPLGLIAFIIAVPMLLILGGTFGSVILEPGSQPYSILVFFGTPAIALTLAVVLAFYLLGIRRGINANQLAEMTGNALKPIGMILLVVGAGALFGAVLRATGVGTALTDSMSNLGLPLIVSAYLVSCALRIAQGSATVAITATAGIIGEAVASGGYSQAQIALIVIAISAGSIILSHVNDGGFWIVAKYFNMTVKQTLMTWTVLETILSVVGFAMVLLLWAFV; this is encoded by the coding sequence ATGTCCTCGGTAGTTGAATGGTTGCAGCACGATACCGGCGGGCTGCTGACCCTGGCGGCGGTCTCGATCGCCGTGCTGCTGTTGCTGATCATCAAGGTCAAGCTCGAACCGTTCATCGCCTTGATCATCGTGTCCGTGGGGCTCGCGCTCGTGGCCGGCGTTTCGGTGGAGAAGCTGGTCGGATCGCCGCAGAAGGGTGCCGCCCAGTCGATTCTGGAAACCGGGTTCGGCGGCATCCTCGGTCACATCGCCCCGATCATCGGCCTCGGTACGGTCCTGGGCGCCCTGCTCGAAAGATCAGGCGGCGCTGATGTTCTCACCAACTGTCTCCTGCGGCTGTTCGGGCCCAAGGGCGCACCGCTCGCCATGGGTGTCACCGGTCTCATCCTAGGTATTCCGGTGTTCTTCGACATCGGCATCTTCATCCTGGCGCCGCTGGTGTACGTCTGCGCCAAGCGCGGCGGCAAGTCCCTGGTGATGTACGCGCTGCCCATGCTCGCGGGACTATCGATGACACACGCCTTCCTGCCTCCGCACCCCGGACCAGTGGCCGCCGCAGGCCTGCTCCACACCTCGCTCGGCTGGATCATCCTGATGGGGATCATCTGCGGCATCCCCGCCTGGTTCGTCTCCGGCATCGTGTGGGGCACCTGGATCGGCAAGCGCGTGATCGTCGAGGTCCCTGAGGACTTCGTCCCCGAGGAGGAACACGCCAGCAAGACCCCGCCGCCGCTGGGCCTGATCGCCTTCATCATCGCCGTCCCGATGCTGCTGATCCTGGGCGGCACCTTCGGGTCGGTGATCCTCGAACCGGGCTCGCAGCCCTATTCGATCCTGGTGTTCTTCGGCACACCGGCGATTGCGCTCACGCTGGCCGTCGTCCTCGCCTTCTACCTCCTGGGCATCCGCCGCGGGATCAACGCCAATCAACTCGCGGAGATGACGGGCAATGCGCTCAAGCCGATCGGCATGATCCTGCTCGTCGTCGGTGCAGGTGCCCTGTTCGGTGCGGTCCTTCGGGCCACTGGCGTGGGCACCGCGCTCACCGATTCGATGTCGAACCTGGGGTTGCCGCTCATCGTCTCCGCGTACCTGGTCAGCTGTGCGCTGCGGATCGCGCAGGGGTCGGCGACGGTGGCCATCACCGCGACCGCCGGGATCATCGGCGAGGCGGTGGCGTCGGGCGGGTACTCGCAGGCGCAGATCGCCCTGATTGTGATCGCCATCTCAGCGGGCTCGATCATCCTCAGTCACGTCAACGACGGTGGCTTCTGGATCGTCGCGAAGTACTTCAACATGACTGTCAAACAGACGCTGATGACCTGGACTGTTCTCGAGACGATCCTCTCGGTGGTCGGCTTCGCGATGGTGCTGCTCCTCTGGGCCTTCGTCTAG
- a CDS encoding N-acyl-D-amino-acid deacylase family protein encodes MHDFVIRGAAVIDGTETPRYTADVAVTDGAIAAIGADVGAAHRVIDADGLVLTPGFIDMHAHSDLQVLLNPAHPSWITQGVTCEVIGQDGLSYAPVTDETLAAVRKQIAGWNTDPDDFDFSWRTVGEYLDRLDEAGTATNLAYLVPHGLLRALTRGFDDGVATPSEVVRMQEILTQGLREGAVGLSTGLTYTPAMYADGAELDALLRTTARHGGYFSPHHRRYGAGAMDAYREMIDLSLATGCPLHLAHATLNFGPNKGRGPELLELLDAAIADGADISLDTYPYLPGATTLSAILPSWVAAGGTDAVLGRLRDPEALVRIREHLEHSGSDGCHGVTAEWDTIEISGVGNPRLAGYVGCTISRIATAEGRDPFDVCVGILLDDRLATGILQHVGHEENVRAIMRHRTHTGGSDGLLVGAKPHPRGWGTFARYLGHYSRDLGLMSLEECVGHLTGRAARRLKLVRRGLIREGFAADLALFDPDTVIDRATYESPRTPAAGFSHVFVRGVLALDDGALTGARAGGALRLTDEGVL; translated from the coding sequence ATGCACGACTTCGTGATCCGCGGTGCCGCCGTGATCGACGGCACCGAGACGCCGCGGTACACCGCCGACGTGGCCGTCACCGATGGCGCTATCGCCGCCATCGGCGCCGACGTGGGCGCGGCGCATCGAGTGATCGATGCCGACGGGCTGGTGCTCACCCCTGGTTTCATCGACATGCATGCGCATTCGGACCTTCAGGTTCTCCTCAACCCCGCGCATCCGTCCTGGATCACCCAGGGCGTCACCTGTGAGGTGATCGGCCAGGACGGCCTGAGCTATGCGCCGGTGACCGACGAGACGCTCGCCGCGGTGCGGAAGCAGATCGCCGGCTGGAACACCGATCCGGACGACTTCGACTTCTCCTGGCGCACCGTGGGCGAGTACCTGGACCGGCTTGATGAGGCGGGCACCGCGACCAACCTCGCCTATCTCGTGCCGCACGGCCTCCTGCGTGCACTCACGCGGGGCTTCGACGACGGCGTCGCGACCCCGTCCGAGGTGGTACGGATGCAGGAGATCCTGACGCAGGGGCTTCGCGAGGGGGCCGTGGGACTCTCGACCGGCCTCACCTACACCCCGGCCATGTACGCAGACGGCGCCGAACTGGATGCGTTGCTGCGCACCACTGCGCGGCACGGCGGCTACTTCTCGCCCCACCACCGCAGGTACGGAGCGGGCGCGATGGACGCCTACCGGGAGATGATCGATCTCTCTCTTGCTACCGGCTGCCCGCTGCACCTCGCGCACGCGACCCTGAACTTCGGGCCGAACAAGGGGCGCGGCCCGGAGCTTCTGGAACTGCTCGACGCGGCGATCGCCGACGGCGCCGACATCAGCCTGGACACGTACCCGTACCTTCCCGGTGCCACCACACTCTCGGCGATTCTGCCCAGCTGGGTCGCGGCCGGCGGAACTGATGCCGTCCTCGGCAGGCTACGCGATCCCGAGGCGTTGGTCCGGATCCGGGAACACCTGGAACACAGCGGCTCCGACGGCTGCCATGGTGTGACCGCCGAGTGGGACACCATTGAAATCAGTGGCGTCGGCAATCCGCGACTGGCCGGGTATGTGGGGTGCACCATCAGTCGGATCGCGACGGCCGAGGGCCGTGATCCGTTCGATGTGTGCGTGGGCATCCTGCTCGACGACAGGCTCGCCACCGGCATCCTGCAACACGTCGGGCACGAGGAGAACGTGCGCGCGATCATGCGCCACCGCACCCATACCGGTGGCAGCGACGGACTGCTCGTAGGCGCCAAACCGCACCCGCGAGGCTGGGGCACCTTCGCTCGGTATCTCGGTCACTACAGCCGCGATCTGGGGCTGATGAGCCTCGAGGAATGCGTCGGCCACCTCACCGGCCGGGCCGCCCGCCGACTGAAACTGGTGCGTCGCGGCCTGATCCGCGAGGGCTTCGCCGCCGACCTGGCACTGTTCGACCCCGATACCGTGATCGACCGCGCCACGTACGAGTCTCCGCGGACACCTGCCGCGGGTTTCTCGCACGTCTTCGTGCGCGGCGTCCTCGCGCTCGACGATGGCGCTCTCACCGGCGCCCGCGCAGGCGGGGCGCTCCGGCTCACCGACGAAGGAGTCCTGTGA
- a CDS encoding sugar kinase codes for MTEPLIACVGEPLALVAVGDLDASAPSMHTGGAEANVATGIAALGTAAAFIGRVGGDREGARIIDHLRSHAVDVAAVEADPTAFTGRYAKTEGVDEAGEPVTASTYRRAGSAASAMTSRFLDEPVVADVLRRATLVHTSGITAALSPGCADLVTALLRDRHGVTGTVTFDINWREQLWPAGDPTLVIDLARSADVVLVGSDEAERVLGTGDPAHVRHALPEPHTVVVKDGAARAVALSRDGMQTAVPALTVEVVEPVGAGDSFAAGFLNGLAHGEDLRTCLRRGHAGAAATLTVRADFALLPTEALHALLTCDDETWACAQVGPDGVRVGGTTFPPPSESGTA; via the coding sequence GTGACGGAACCACTGATCGCGTGCGTCGGCGAACCGCTGGCACTGGTCGCGGTCGGCGACCTCGATGCATCCGCACCGTCGATGCACACCGGTGGGGCCGAAGCCAACGTGGCGACCGGTATCGCCGCGCTCGGAACGGCGGCCGCCTTCATCGGCCGCGTGGGTGGCGATCGTGAGGGCGCCCGAATCATCGACCACTTGCGCTCACACGCCGTGGACGTGGCCGCGGTCGAGGCCGACCCCACCGCGTTCACCGGCCGCTACGCCAAGACCGAAGGCGTCGACGAAGCCGGGGAACCGGTCACCGCCAGCACCTACCGGCGCGCAGGATCCGCTGCGTCCGCCATGACCTCGCGCTTCCTCGACGAGCCAGTGGTCGCCGACGTCCTTCGCCGGGCGACGCTCGTGCACACCTCCGGCATCACCGCGGCTCTATCGCCCGGATGCGCAGATCTGGTCACTGCACTGCTCCGCGATCGCCACGGTGTGACGGGCACCGTCACCTTCGATATCAACTGGCGCGAACAGCTGTGGCCGGCAGGTGATCCGACCCTCGTCATCGACCTCGCGCGCAGTGCGGACGTGGTTCTGGTCGGATCCGATGAGGCCGAACGAGTGCTGGGCACCGGCGATCCGGCGCACGTGCGCCACGCTCTCCCCGAACCCCACACCGTCGTGGTCAAGGACGGCGCCGCGCGCGCCGTGGCCCTCTCCCGAGACGGAATGCAGACCGCGGTTCCCGCGCTCACCGTCGAGGTGGTCGAGCCGGTGGGAGCCGGCGACTCGTTCGCCGCGGGATTCCTCAACGGCCTCGCCCACGGCGAGGATCTCCGGACCTGCCTGCGCCGCGGCCACGCGGGCGCCGCAGCGACCCTCACGGTCCGTGCGGATTTCGCACTGTTGCCGACGGAGGCGCTTCACGCTCTGCTCACCTGTGACGACGAGACCTGGGCGTGCGCGCAGGTCGGTCCGGATGGCGTACGCGTGGGCGGCACGACGTTCCCGCCACCGTCGGAAAGTGGGACCGCATGA
- a CDS encoding cation diffusion facilitator family transporter — protein MGADGHSHAGHDHGVSADADKRWLSLALALIVAFMAIEVTIGIIASSLALISDAAHMLTDAAAIVLALFAIKIAAKPAKGGYTYGLKRAEILSAQANGITLLLLAAFFVYEGISRLISPPDVDGKLVFFTALAGCVVNIAATWCIRRANRQSLNVEGAYQHILNDLYAFIATAIAGAIIWATGWGQADAIAALVVAGLMLKAGWGLVKASGRIFLEAAPEGVDPAEVGADIASVPSVEEVHDLHIWEITSGQAAMSAHILVTPGADCHAVRATVAQRLHDDYDIEHATLQVDHVGEADHCDEPHGETYRSEEPGSATGGAPATAQVPIIRPTSSATDDHAPNNGGTT, from the coding sequence ATGGGCGCGGACGGGCACTCACACGCTGGGCACGATCACGGAGTCTCGGCAGATGCGGATAAGCGCTGGCTGAGCCTGGCGCTGGCACTGATCGTCGCCTTCATGGCGATCGAGGTGACGATCGGCATCATCGCCAGCTCGCTGGCGCTGATCAGCGATGCGGCGCACATGCTCACCGACGCCGCGGCCATCGTGCTGGCGCTGTTCGCGATCAAGATCGCGGCCAAACCAGCCAAGGGCGGATACACCTACGGGTTGAAGCGGGCGGAGATCCTGTCCGCGCAGGCCAACGGCATCACGCTGCTCCTTCTCGCCGCGTTCTTCGTGTACGAAGGCATCTCCCGCCTGATCTCGCCCCCGGACGTCGATGGAAAGCTGGTGTTCTTCACCGCCCTCGCCGGATGCGTGGTGAACATCGCTGCCACCTGGTGCATCCGACGCGCGAACCGGCAGAGCCTCAATGTCGAAGGTGCGTACCAGCACATCCTCAACGACCTCTACGCGTTCATCGCGACCGCGATCGCCGGCGCCATCATCTGGGCGACGGGTTGGGGTCAGGCCGATGCGATCGCGGCACTGGTCGTTGCCGGACTGATGCTGAAGGCGGGCTGGGGCCTGGTGAAGGCATCGGGCCGCATTTTCCTCGAGGCTGCGCCCGAGGGCGTAGACCCCGCGGAGGTCGGCGCCGATATCGCCTCGGTCCCATCCGTCGAGGAGGTGCACGACCTGCACATCTGGGAGATCACCTCTGGCCAGGCGGCCATGTCGGCGCACATCCTCGTGACACCGGGCGCCGACTGTCACGCCGTCCGGGCGACGGTGGCGCAGCGCCTGCACGACGATTACGACATCGAGCACGCCACCCTGCAGGTCGACCACGTCGGCGAAGCGGACCACTGCGACGAGCCGCATGGCGAGACATATCGCTCGGAGGAGCCCGGGTCAGCGACGGGCGGCGCCCCTGCAACGGCGCAGGTTCCGATCATCCGGCCCACCTCGAGCGCCACTGACGATCACGCACCGAACAACGGCGGCACCACGTAG
- a CDS encoding RidA family protein, with amino-acid sequence MPATAISTTDAPAPAHFFSQGVRRGNLLQVSGQGPMDPVTNQYIAEGDVKAQTLRTLQNVKAIIEAGGASIADVLMFRVYLTTRDDFAAMNEVYGAFIAENVPEGSALPCRTTVFVDLPHEVMLVEIDALAALD; translated from the coding sequence ATGCCCGCCACCGCAATCTCGACCACCGACGCACCAGCTCCCGCCCACTTCTTCAGCCAGGGAGTGCGCCGCGGCAACCTGCTCCAGGTTTCCGGTCAGGGCCCTATGGACCCGGTGACCAATCAGTACATCGCCGAGGGGGACGTGAAGGCGCAGACCCTGCGCACCCTGCAGAACGTCAAGGCGATCATCGAGGCCGGCGGTGCGTCGATCGCGGACGTCCTGATGTTCCGCGTCTATCTCACCACCCGCGACGATTTCGCCGCGATGAATGAGGTGTACGGCGCCTTCATCGCGGAGAACGTCCCCGAGGGATCGGCGCTGCCGTGCCGCACGACTGTCTTCGTCGACCTGCCGCACGAAGTGATGCTGGTCGAGATCGACGCCCTGGCCGCACTCGACTGA
- a CDS encoding IclR family transcriptional regulator: MSQSLTRALDILTLLGEGPASLDDLADSLGVHKTTVLRLLRPLVDARFAYHDEQHRYHLGSRVFDLAARASEQRSIRSIAAPHLIAFNREYGRTTHLAAREGDAVVYIDKLESRDLIRMYSRVGMEANLNSSAVGKLLLASLPDAELKPIVATMDFTRRTANTIVTPQEYLAEIARVREQDWATDREENEPSINCIGAPVRDASGTTVAAVSVSVPDVVLPFEDLLDLLDPLRATCAAISADCGYRPR, from the coding sequence ATGAGCCAGAGCCTGACTCGCGCTCTCGATATCCTCACCCTGCTGGGCGAGGGACCGGCCTCGCTCGACGACCTCGCGGACTCGCTCGGAGTACATAAGACCACCGTGCTGCGCCTGCTGCGACCACTCGTCGATGCCCGCTTCGCGTATCACGATGAGCAGCATCGCTATCACCTCGGATCTCGCGTGTTCGACCTGGCGGCACGAGCTTCCGAGCAGCGCAGCATCCGCAGCATCGCCGCACCGCACCTGATCGCCTTCAACCGTGAGTACGGGCGGACCACTCATCTCGCGGCGCGCGAGGGCGATGCGGTCGTGTACATCGACAAACTCGAATCACGCGATCTGATCCGGATGTACTCCCGCGTCGGCATGGAGGCGAACCTCAATTCCAGTGCCGTGGGCAAACTTCTCCTGGCCTCGCTGCCGGATGCAGAACTGAAGCCGATCGTCGCGACCATGGACTTCACCCGCCGCACCGCCAACACGATCGTCACCCCTCAGGAGTATCTGGCGGAGATCGCGCGCGTGCGGGAACAGGACTGGGCGACGGACCGCGAGGAGAACGAGCCTTCGATCAACTGCATCGGGGCTCCGGTCCGGGATGCCTCCGGTACAACCGTGGCCGCGGTGTCGGTATCGGTACCCGATGTGGTGCTGCCTTTCGAAGACCTACTCGATCTGCTGGACCCGCTGCGCGCGACGTGCGCGGCCATTTCCGCGGACTGCGGCTACCGACCGCGCTGA
- a CDS encoding lipase family alpha/beta hydrolase produces MSPRTLVRRAVGAVFALVLVIIAVPAQAAPPLPENFNFFGGIPSELTNPNGSLPGTNDYACKPTARHPNPVVLVHGTGGGSQTNWGAYAPLLKNNGYCVFSFTYGALPGAPWPVNQIGGTRPLADSAEQLKAVVERVLGSTGARKVDLIGHSQGTLMPSYYVKYLGGADKVGRYVSLAPLWRGTGADIGRAVSMFARGLNLPDPYFPVFESIGDMLPGSRFLEKIWAGGSPYATGVEYTNISTRYDELVLPYTSGQLAGRAVTNIVVQDTCAQDFSDHLAIAGSRRAAYFVLNALDPAHPRTVPCYVVPPLFGA; encoded by the coding sequence ATGAGCCCTCGCACCCTCGTCCGCCGCGCCGTCGGTGCCGTCTTCGCGCTCGTGTTGGTGATCATTGCGGTCCCGGCGCAGGCGGCACCGCCGCTACCGGAGAACTTCAACTTCTTCGGCGGCATACCGTCGGAGCTGACAAACCCCAACGGTTCGCTTCCCGGAACCAATGACTACGCCTGCAAACCAACTGCGCGGCACCCCAACCCCGTCGTCCTGGTGCACGGGACGGGCGGCGGTTCGCAGACCAATTGGGGCGCCTATGCGCCGCTGCTCAAGAACAACGGCTATTGCGTCTTCAGCTTCACCTACGGCGCTCTGCCGGGTGCGCCGTGGCCGGTGAATCAGATCGGCGGCACGCGCCCGCTCGCAGACAGCGCCGAGCAACTCAAGGCGGTGGTGGAACGCGTTCTCGGATCCACTGGCGCGCGCAAGGTCGATCTGATCGGGCATTCGCAAGGCACACTCATGCCCTCGTACTACGTGAAATACCTCGGTGGCGCAGACAAGGTGGGCAGGTACGTCTCCCTCGCCCCGCTGTGGCGCGGCACCGGGGCCGATATCGGCCGCGCCGTGTCAATGTTCGCGCGCGGTCTGAACCTGCCCGACCCGTACTTTCCGGTCTTCGAATCCATCGGCGACATGCTGCCGGGATCCCGCTTCCTGGAGAAGATCTGGGCCGGCGGCAGTCCGTACGCCACCGGCGTCGAGTACACCAACATCTCCACCCGGTACGACGAGCTGGTGTTGCCGTACACCAGCGGCCAGCTCGCGGGAAGGGCGGTCACGAACATCGTCGTGCAGGACACGTGCGCCCAGGACTTCTCCGATCACCTCGCGATCGCGGGCTCCCGTCGCGCCGCCTACTTCGTTCTCAACGCCCTCGATCCAGCACACCCACGGACGGTGCCGTGCTACGTGGTGCCGCCGTTGTTCGGTGCGTGA
- the pgm gene encoding phosphoglucomutase (alpha-D-glucose-1,6-bisphosphate-dependent) yields MAHARAGQPALPEDLIDVDAVHTAYHSEHPDPGDPDQRVVFGTSGHRGTSLNGSFNEDHILATTQAIVEYRTAQGIRGPLFLAKDTHLLSGPAWESAVEVLAANGVETLIDLDDRYTPTPAVSHAILTFNRGRTDVQADGIVVTPSHNPPADGGFKYNPPNGGPADTDATAAIAARANEILAGGLREVKRIPIDRALASDVVRRFDYLDSYVGDLPSVLHLDTIRDASVRIGADPLGGAAVGYWGAIGDRYNLDLTVVNPTVDPQFAFMTLDTDGKIRMDCSSPNAMASLIANKDQFDIATGNDADSDRHGIVTPDGGLMNPNHYLAVAIDYLFASRKGWRDDAAVGKTLVSSSMIDRVVAERERTLLEVPVGFKWFVPGLLDGSVGFGGEESAGASFLRHDGGVWTTDKDGIILALLAAEILAVTGKTPSQHFAVLGEQYGVPAYARIDAPADREQKAVLAKLSPEQVAADELAGEPITATLTRAPGNGAPIGGLKVTTENAWFAARPSGTEDVYKIYAESFRGPEHLALVQAEAKALVDDALSS; encoded by the coding sequence ATGGCTCATGCGCGTGCCGGACAGCCGGCGCTTCCCGAAGACCTGATCGACGTCGATGCCGTTCATACGGCATACCATTCGGAGCATCCGGACCCTGGAGACCCCGATCAGCGGGTCGTCTTCGGGACCTCGGGCCATCGCGGCACATCGCTGAACGGCAGCTTCAACGAGGACCACATCCTGGCCACTACTCAGGCCATCGTCGAGTACCGCACCGCCCAGGGGATCCGAGGCCCTCTGTTCCTGGCCAAGGACACACACCTGTTGTCTGGGCCGGCGTGGGAGTCCGCCGTCGAGGTTCTTGCCGCCAATGGCGTCGAGACCCTGATCGACCTCGACGACCGCTACACGCCGACACCCGCTGTGAGCCACGCCATCCTCACCTTCAACCGGGGACGCACCGATGTGCAGGCCGACGGTATCGTCGTGACCCCGTCGCACAACCCGCCGGCCGACGGCGGCTTCAAGTACAACCCGCCCAACGGCGGCCCCGCCGACACCGACGCCACCGCCGCGATCGCCGCACGGGCCAATGAGATTCTGGCCGGCGGCCTGCGCGAGGTGAAGCGCATCCCGATCGACCGCGCACTCGCCTCGGATGTGGTGCGCCGCTTCGACTACCTCGATTCGTACGTAGGCGACCTGCCCTCGGTGCTGCACCTCGACACGATCCGTGACGCGAGTGTGCGCATCGGGGCCGACCCACTCGGCGGCGCCGCGGTCGGCTACTGGGGCGCCATCGGCGACCGGTACAACCTGGACCTGACGGTGGTGAACCCCACGGTCGACCCGCAGTTCGCGTTCATGACCCTCGACACCGACGGCAAGATCCGGATGGACTGCAGCTCACCCAACGCGATGGCCTCGCTCATCGCGAACAAGGACCAATTCGACATCGCGACCGGCAACGACGCCGACTCGGACCGGCACGGCATCGTCACCCCCGACGGGGGCCTGATGAACCCGAATCACTACTTGGCCGTCGCGATCGACTATCTCTTCGCGTCCCGTAAGGGCTGGCGCGACGATGCGGCCGTAGGCAAAACCCTGGTCAGCTCGTCCATGATCGACCGAGTGGTCGCGGAGCGCGAGCGCACGCTGCTGGAGGTTCCCGTCGGATTCAAATGGTTCGTCCCGGGCCTCCTCGACGGCAGCGTCGGCTTCGGCGGCGAGGAGTCCGCCGGTGCCTCGTTCCTCCGGCACGACGGTGGCGTGTGGACCACCGACAAGGACGGCATCATTCTTGCGCTGCTCGCTGCCGAGATCCTGGCCGTGACCGGCAAGACCCCGTCGCAGCACTTCGCGGTGCTCGGCGAGCAGTACGGCGTGCCCGCATATGCGAGGATCGACGCCCCCGCGGATCGGGAACAGAAGGCGGTGCTGGCGAAGTTGTCCCCGGAGCAGGTCGCCGCCGACGAGTTGGCGGGGGAGCCGATCACCGCGACCCTCACCCGAGCCCCCGGCAATGGTGCCCCGATCGGCGGCCTGAAGGTGACCACCGAGAACGCCTGGTTCGCCGCCCGGCCTTCGGGTACGGAGGACGTCTACAAGATCTATGCCGAGTCGTTCCGCGGACCCGAACATCTGGCCCTGGTGCAGGCGGAAGCGAAGGCCCTCGTGGACGACGCACTATCTTCATAA